From the Cerasicoccus sp. TK19100 genome, the window GGAAAATGACGCATCCCCGCCGTTGAAGGAAGCATAAAATTGGCACTTTTTGCCAATGAGGGCATCTTTTTTCTTGAATGGCACCTTAAACCGCGCATGTTCATGCGTTTCCTGATTGGACGGTTAGCTCAGTTGGCTAGAGCGCCTCGCTTACACCGAGGATGTCGCAGGTTCGAGTCCTGCACCGTCTACCATTTTCAAAAGAAGACGCCCAACGCGGCGTCTTTTTTTGTGCCCGGCAGGGCGGCCAGCATGGCTAATCGGCTCACGTAAACCCAAATATATGAGCCGAATAGACACTCTAATCGGCTCATCGCTGCTCAGGGCCATAAAAAGCCGCCGCTTAAGGCAGGCTCAAGCGGCGGCGGGCGTGCGGGGAAATTATTCTGGGTCGGGCACGCCGTGGCGGCGGAGGAATTCGCGAACGGGTTCGCTGCCGTGCTCGATTTTTGACGGCAAGGGCGCGCCGCGATCGAGGAGCAGCTCGGCGATTTTGACGTAGCCGCGGGGCGTGTTTTCTTCGGGCAGGCGCATGGTGCTGCCGCCGTTGATGTCGTGGCAATGCTCGGAGCCAAAGACCGTTGTGCCAAGGGCGTCGCCACCGTAGCTGTTGCGCTGGTGGACGTCGGCCCCGAGCTCGATCAAGACGCTTGCCGCCTCGAAGTGGCCGCGCCAGCAGGCCTGATGCAGGATCGGCATATTGTCGATGCCGTGAACGACGGCGTCGATATCCGCCCCAGCCGCGACCAGCGCGCGAATGGCAGGGACGTTGTTGATCCGCGTGGCCTCGCTCAGTAGTTCGGTGGGGACCTCGTCCGCGAAGGAAACTTCCTCGCCCGCAAACAGCTTCCCCAGCAGGCGATCTTGCTCGGTAACGCCAGTCGCACCGTGCTCAGACAACAGGGACACGAGGTCTTCACGATTGCGGCGTGCCGCCCAGCGGATCGCCGTCAGCCCACGCTGATCTTCCGCGTGCGGATTGGCCCCGGCCTTGAGCAACAGGCGCACGACTTCCGCCGACCGATTGTAGCGCACGGCCTTTTGCAGGAAGGTCATGTGGTAGAAAAAGTTCGGGTCCGCGCCATGCTCCAGGTAGAGCTTCACCGCGACCGGGTTATCGAAATCAAGCGCCCGCCCCAGGCAATAGCTCACGCGGATCGGATGCGGCTTGGCCTTGAGCACCAGCTCCAGGCAAGCGGTGTCCGCAAACTCGCTGGCGTGGTAAAGCGCCTCCGTGCCCCAGGGCGTCTTGTGTGGGTCGTTCGGGTCGGGCTCCGGCTCGCCCTCGTCGGGGTCAGCCCCGGCTTCGAGGAGCAGACGCGTCAGTCCCGCGTGGTTCGCAATGCCCGCGGCACCATAGAGCGGCTTGTCGCGGCCGACCGGCTCCATGAAATCCGCCAAAGGACGCCCGCTGGCGACGCCTGCCTCGATAAGCATTCGGCCAACTTCGGCCAAGTGCGGCGCTCGCTCAGGCTCACTGCGAAACAGCCGCGAAAAGCACACGTATTCCAACGGAAACTGACCCAGCACGCCGCCCTCGGCAAAGACCAGCTCCGGTTTTTCCGCCAGTTGACCGCGCACGAAATCCACTTCGCCGCAAGCGCAGGCCAAGTAGAAATCTTCGCGTGGGAGGCCGGGCTCGGCGTCCAGCAGCACCCGGGCACGGCGCACGTCATTAGAGCAAATTGCGCGCAGGGCTTCGGCTGCCTGTTCGCGGCGGCTGAGGTTTCGTGTTTCGACAAACGCCCGCCACTGCGGCCAGCTTTTAAAGCCGTATTCGCGGGCGATGACCAATTGCGCATCGGCCAGCTTTGGCTCGATCACGGTTGGGCGCGGATGCGACTCCGCGAAGCGTTGCACGGCGGCGCTTTCGCCAGCGCGGGTTTGCTTGAGCAAGGCCTTGGCATGCTTGCGGTCGAACTCGAGGTTGGGCCGCGAGGGAATTTTCTTTTTCATAACGATCTCCGATTCTACCCGTTGTCCGCCTGCGGGCTGGAGGATCGTAATGATCCCAGTGTATGTGTTTTTCACTGGTGGGACTATCCCTTTCCGCGGACCGGAAGCTCCCAGATAAGCTAGGGGAAAGTCAGCCAGCCGATGCCCGGTGGGTCAATGCGAAAGCTCGCGCGACTACTCCTGATAAACCGGCTCGCCTTCGGTCTTGGCGATGATGACTGCCGCGCAGGTGTCACTGAAGACGTTTACGCTCGTGCGGCACATGTCCAGCGCGCGGTCCACCACCCACACCAGGCCAATGTATTCCGTGGGCACGCCGAGCACGCCCATGATCAAAAAGATCGCCACGATACTCGCCGATGGCACACCGGCCACGCCGATGGATGTCGTCAGCGCGAGGAAGACTACCATGATCTGCTGCCCCAAAGTCAGCGGCACGAAGCTCGGGTCGATCACCGCCAGCACCTGGGTGACAAAGATCACCACGACGCATTCGTAAAGCGCGGTGCCGTCCATGTTGACCGTGGCACCGAGCGGCAGGGTAAAGCTGGCCGTGCGCTGCGAGACCTTGGCGTCTTTTTCCACAGTCTCCATGGTCAGCGGCAAGGTGCCGGCCGAGCTCGCCGTGGAAAACGCCGTGAGCAGCGGGTCGGACATCGTCTTCAGATGCGTGAGCGGGTTGACCTTGAAAAACGCCAGCACACCGCACAGCGCGGCCACATGCAGAAGGAGCGCGAGGAGCACGGTAACGGTAAATGAAGCCAGCGGTGCCAGCAGGTCCATGCCCAGCTCGACGAGGCGCGGCGTAACCAGCGCAAATACCCCAATCGGCGCGAATTTCAAAATCAGATCCGTGATGCCGATCATTACATTGCTCACGCCTTCCCAGAAATTTTGCTGCGTCGCGCGCCACTTGTCATCGAGCCGGCTGATGAAAAAACCGAACAAGACGCTAAAAGTAATCAGCCCCAAGAGCTGGCCGTTGTCGCTGGCGTTTTCGACGATGTTCGACGGGAACATGCGCAGGAAGATATCCCAAATATCCTGCGAGCTTTTGCCCGCGACTTTCGTTTCGATGATCTCGCCCGCGTTGGCCGCCTGGGCATTGGCCTCCATGCGCGCGGCGACTTCGGGGTCGACCGTGCCCGGCGAAAAGACGTT encodes:
- a CDS encoding ankyrin repeat domain-containing protein; the protein is MKNTYTGIITILQPAGGQRVESEIVMKKKIPSRPNLEFDRKHAKALLKQTRAGESAAVQRFAESHPRPTVIEPKLADAQLVIAREYGFKSWPQWRAFVETRNLSRREQAAEALRAICSNDVRRARVLLDAEPGLPREDFYLACACGEVDFVRGQLAEKPELVFAEGGVLGQFPLEYVCFSRLFRSEPERAPHLAEVGRMLIEAGVASGRPLADFMEPVGRDKPLYGAAGIANHAGLTRLLLEAGADPDEGEPEPDPNDPHKTPWGTEALYHASEFADTACLELVLKAKPHPIRVSYCLGRALDFDNPVAVKLYLEHGADPNFFYHMTFLQKAVRYNRSAEVVRLLLKAGANPHAEDQRGLTAIRWAARRNREDLVSLLSEHGATGVTEQDRLLGKLFAGEEVSFADEVPTELLSEATRINNVPAIRALVAAGADIDAVVHGIDNMPILHQACWRGHFEAASVLIELGADVHQRNSYGGDALGTTVFGSEHCHDINGGSTMRLPEENTPRGYVKIAELLLDRGAPLPSKIEHGSEPVREFLRRHGVPDPE
- a CDS encoding dicarboxylate/amino acid:cation symporter is translated as MNPLKWKLHWQILAALVLSGIATVVVKSTGGAEAAFGANLLAACDFMGKLFMNALKMIIVPLVASSIISAMAGLTGGKDFRRLGFKTLAYYVCSGAIAVTIGLVLVNVFSPGTVDPEVAARMEANAQAANAGEIIETKVAGKSSQDIWDIFLRMFPSNIVENASDNGQLLGLITFSVLFGFFISRLDDKWRATQQNFWEGVSNVMIGITDLILKFAPIGVFALVTPRLVELGMDLLAPLASFTVTVLLALLLHVAALCGVLAFFKVNPLTHLKTMSDPLLTAFSTASSAGTLPLTMETVEKDAKVSQRTASFTLPLGATVNMDGTALYECVVVIFVTQVLAVIDPSFVPLTLGQQIMVVFLALTTSIGVAGVPSASIVAIFLIMGVLGVPTEYIGLVWVVDRALDMCRTSVNVFSDTCAAVIIAKTEGEPVYQE